The DNA window ACCTTCGCAGGGCTGGACTACGGGCTGCACTGGGGGCTGATCGTGGACGGGGCGCTGGAGAAGCCCTATGTGCTGGCGGGGCTGGCGGCCTTCGGGCTGCTGGTGCCGCTGGCGGCCACCTCGACCCGCTGGGCCATGCGCCGCCTGGGCAAGCGCTGGAAGCCGCTGCATCGGCTGGTGTACGCGGCGGCGGCGCTGGCGGTGCTGCACTTCCTCTGGCTCTCGAAGGATCCGCGCCAGGCCCTGCTGTTCGGCGCGGCCCTCGCCCTGCTGCTGCTGCTGCGCCTGCCCCTGGTGCGCCGCACCGTGGCGGCCTGGCGCACGCCGCGCTCACCCCAGCGTGTCACATGAAGAGTCGTGACCCCGCTTCGCATGAGGGTTCAATCTGCCCCTGCGTCAGGCGCGTGCCGCAAATGATGCAAAAGCTAAAAAAGCGAGAGGCCTCCTGATGCTCAATCAGGAGGCCTCTCGTAGATCGCTCTGCAATAATGGGGGCGTTTGCGCCACAACAACCTGGCCTTGTGCTAGCACCGCTGAGCGGCCATGGGTCAGGCCGCTCAGCGGTCCCAACTATCCTATGAGCTTCTCAGTGCGTGCGGCAGCATGGCTGCGCCATGGATTGGATACACCCTACAGCTCACGGCTCTGCTGGAGGAGCAGCTGGTTCCCGTCAGGGTCTGTGATCAGGGTCGAGGTGCCCCACGGCCGGTGCTCCAGGGGCGGCAGATCGAGACCCTTGGCCTTCAGCTCGGCGTAGTCCGCTTCGATATCGGTCGTCACCAGGACAATGGTCCCAAGGCTGCCAGCGGCCTGCCAGGGCGCAAGCACAATCGCGGTCGACGCGCCGGGAGGGACAAGCTCGATCCAGCGGACTGCGGGGTCGTCGCTCTCAAAGTGCTCCATGTTGGTGCGAACCTCAAACCCGAGCATGCGAGTGTAGAATTCCAGCGATACCTGCTGATTGGCCACGGGCATGCCGAGCAGATCGATGTGTTGAATGTTCATAGAAAAGGCTCCTTCGTCTCGCTATCTCGCTGATGACCTAGGTATCATAGCCCATCCCTATTGTAGAAATCGGTCATGTTTGCGAAACTTCTGATCGATCAGATCATAGGAGCCAGTGAAATACGCCAGCGGCGACACACCGACCAGCGACTGGAACTCGTGCACAAGATGCGACGGGTCGTGGTAGCCGCACCGTCGCGCCACCTGCTCCAGAGTCAGGCCACCAATATCGCTGGCAGATGCGTGTAAGACGCGGTTCAAGCGCGCGATGCGAGCAAACTGCTTGGGCGACAGGCCAACCTGCTGGCGGAACACCCGCCCGAACTGCCGCTCGCTCAGGTTGACCTCGTCGGCAAGCGCGGCAATGCTGATCTGGCGCTGCTGCAGCTGCTGGGTCGCGTAGACGATCTGATCCCCATGCGCGAGCTGAACCCTGCGGCCCAGGAAAAAGCCAATGAGGGGATCAGCCCAGTGCGGCGTGCGGAGCGTCTGATACAGCTGCTGCTCAAGCTGGCGCACATCGCTGGGCGGGTAGAAATCGCGCAGGGGCATAAACGAATACGCCTGCCGGTCCGTCGTATCGGTATGCCGGAACGCCGCCCACCCACCCGGCCTGAAGCGCACGCCGATCATGGCCGAGCTGCTCACGCCCACCTGCCGCACGTGCAGCGCGTGGGCGAACGGGCGCATCAGCCAGCTTGATGCGCACGCAAAGGGCAACTCGGATGTATGCGGGAGAATCTGCGACTGCCCCTCAAACTGGAACAGGATCTCGGCACGATGCTCCGCCGAGATAATCTCGTCGGGGGCGACCACAATCGGTAGCAGTAAGCGCCAAAAGCACTCGATGGCGTCGAAAAGCGCTGCTGGCGGACGGAGCTGCTCATACGCGAGGGTATCCACGCTTCCAACCTCACTTCCTATGCAGGCCTCTATGCTCGATCACCCTCGCTCACAACATAGGGCGTGAACGCGCCCTGCGCGCACCCCAGCATCGGGATGAGGTTGTCGCCACGTATATCAAGCCCTTGAAGCTTTGATCGTATACGCGCCTGACTCGCACTCGATCTGCTTTATCTTAATCAAACATGCGAACTTTATCGGTCGCGAATCTTTTTAGCTGCGCTTTATCGGTCGAAAAAAAAAGATCGCCGGGGATATATTTCTTTGATCAGAGAAGCGCGAGCTGGCAATCTCTATCCCATCCGACCGTGCGGCAAACCATACAGAGATCGCTCAGAAATGATGGAACACAACAAACCTGTATTGTTACATAATTTCTGAGAGACTCTGTATCATAGTTTCTGAAAGACTGCGAACACCGCATTAGAATGATATATTTAGCCACCTATAACCTAACCAATCCTGTAATCTTACACACCATCCGCGAACAGATTCTGCGCAAAATATCGCCATCATGCAGAAGATTTTCAAATCGCTCCCCATAGCCATAAAACAGTGTTTTCGAGAGACTATTGTTAGGCTTGGTGGCTAGGTTTCTTGCATATTTCCCATTGTTCTACCTAGCTCAGAGTAATTGCTGGGTAGACTCATAGGCAGCCTTCATGGTATTATGGCAACAGTCGCCTCGCCGCGCCACTAATTTTTCTGTGTCATCTCACTCTCGATCTGATTGTTTCAGAGCGCTATCAACTATTTACCGATAGTGTAACCTAAGGAGATGTTATGATCACAAAAGAAACGAGCACCAGATCGCCACTACATGCAGTGAAAACCACTTCGAGTTATACCAAACCAGCTCAACCAGGTGAGGTATTATTCCAAGATGTGCTCAACCTGGGGCATATCCAAGGAATCGGCCAAGCATTCTTACACATAGTGGTAGACAAATACAGCCACCATACCTTTGGCCTTATTGATACCGATGGAAACTCTGAGACGGCAGTGGCTCTACTAAAAGACTACGTTTTGCCTTTCTATCAAAAGAAGGCTCTTTCAATTGGCTTTATCTTTACGGATAAATCTATGATATTTCAGGATAGTAATGCCAATTACTATCATATTTATCTTCACAAAAACAGCATCAAGCACGAATATAGAGATAGCACACCTCTATTAGCAAATACACCTATAGAGCGGCTTACTCATATAATATCCCGTAATTTCATATCATTTATTTCATCATTTCCTCCTTATATAACAGTAGAACAACTCCAACAGGATTGGTCGAATTGGTTAAACACATATAATATTGGAAATTTAAGAGAAGGCAAGAGATAACGAACAATCCCACAGCACAGAAAGACGGAGGGTGTTAGGCCCTCCGTCTTTCTGTGCTATCATCACTTAGGTTACCACTAATTCAACCTTGTAGCCTCTGCGACAATAGTAATTCCCTCCACCGCCCACCCCATACTCATTCATGCCCACGGCAAAGGCTGCACGGCGTTCTTGGGCTAGGCATACGCCCACTCCACTGCCCATTCAATACTCATGGCCGCTGTAGCTTGGCAGTATGTCGATAACCGAACGATCTGTGATCTCCCTCCACCGCCCGCTCCACACGTATGGCCGCTGCAGCCCTTATGGCAAGCCGATAGCAACCATAATATTTGGCTCTCCTCCACCGCCCGCTCCACACGTATGTCCGCTGCAGCTCATTATCAATAACAGACGAAGCTATATTTAGTGCCCTCCACCGCCCGCTCCACACGTATGGCCGCTGCAGCCCTTATGGCGATGGCGTCCTGATGCGTTCTTGGTCGTCGCTGCGGCACATGGTGTTCGTAAACCGTTTTTTGGTCGAATAGACGCTCGAGTTGCGAACAACCTCTATTGCGTGTCGCCCGGTCACGGACCCTGGGCGTTCGCGGGTATCGCGCTGGGCCAAAAGATACTGATGGCGCAGCAAGCCTACGGAGGTATCGTGTAGGCACGACCAGTATAGCGCCTGGTGCTGGCCTGCGCAAGAGACCAATGGCCGCTGTGCCAGGATTCGAATCTGCAACCCCCTTCGCCGCTGTTCCGATACCACGAGGCATCGCTATTCGGTCGCGGACCCTGAATATGCACAGCCCAGTGCTTTCCCAAAGAATCTCGATGGGAAAGCTAAGATGCGAAGGTATTCAACACCAAATCAGGGAGATACCTCCGCTTCTTCCTCGCGGCGCTGATCGGTGATCTGCTCCAGAAGTTTCCGCGCGACGACCAGTGCAGTATTCACCCGTGCGTGCTGGTGGCTCCTGCATTGACTGCATCGGAACACCAGCTCCCGCGTGCTCCAGATCTGCCCGCAGACGGTGCAGCAGAGCGTTTGATTGCGACCCTGGCCCACTTGCCGCAGCGCGTGTGGTCGGCCCAACGTGGCGCAATGAAAGCAGTGCCTCGTTGGAGCAAGCTGGATGGCAGATCCGTCCATGCGGCGACCGCACTGCCCACAGTCGCGCGATGGAGCGACATTGCGCACCACCGTCGGCCTGAGCAGACCTTCGATTGCTGCCTTGTAGGTAAGCACCTCGATGATCCGCTGACGCGGGTGGGCAAAGGCCAGCCTATTTTCCGCACGGTCCAGCCCTGTCTCCGTCCGCTTCCAGTCAGTGTTTTCTATGCCGATGAATGCGCTCTGCTGCGCTTGATCAGCCTGCTTGACGATCATCTTCGCAAGCACAAATGGATAGTGCTCGCTCTGCATCCCCGATTCGCCAGTGAAGTAGGGAGGTAGATCAATCTTCCCCACATCCCGCACTTGGCCGCTGAAGTCGATTGTGGCAAAGAAGTACTCACCGCGATGCTCATGCAGCCCCATAGCAACCTCTGGCTGCCGCTTCACCTCAGCCGCCTGGATAGGCACCGGGATATGGGCAAACCACGCTCGATAGCCGTCCACATCCCGTCCAAGCGTAAGGCTGGCCTGGGTGACTGCGGCAGTCATCTGCGCACCCGCGTTGGTCGCCTCACGTCGCCGTTGCAGCCAGAGCGTTTCTAGAAGCTGCCGGGCCTGGTGTTTTGCGCCAAACTGGAGCGCGAAGTACATGAGCACGGCATCAACCGACCGGCTAGGGAGAAACGGCTGCGAGGGGGCATTCACGAACATGCGCTGCTCGGCGCGCTGCGATATGTCCTCACGCTTGAGTAGAGCACGCTCCGGGGCTTCCTCGCCGCAGAAGGCGCAGGCCAGCGTGTAGCGGGTGTTTGTCCCACCCCACGCACGCGGCTGCTCATAGTTAAGGAGCGCGAAGGACAGCGCATCATAGTTGACGCCCATGGTGCGGCTATAGCTAATCGGCTGGCCGACGACGGGATGGAGCCGCGCTGCCGCCTGCAAAAACTCGTGTGCGGCGAGGGTCTCGATGTCAAAGAGCCGCTCCGGGGTAAGGTCTTCATCCTCTGTACCGCGAGCTGGGCGGAAGTCGCGCAGGCGGAGCAGGGTGCGTCGGTAGTGAGCATAGCGCTCCGCATAGTCGCTGAGTAGCGTGGAGGTTGCCTCCTCGGGCAAGCTCCGCAGCCACTCAGGATCGATACTCATCTCCCTGACCTCTGGGAAACTTGGCGGCGCATCTTCGAGAAAGCGCTGGACCTGCACCTGGATAGCGGCAAACTGCGTATGGTAGCGCTTCAACTCAAAGAGCTGATTGCGCAGCATCAGCCACTGCTCTTTCGAGAGCGAGACGAGCGCCACCCGCGTGCCATACTGGCTGCGCCGATCCTGCGATGGGCGGAACCCCTCAATCCGCCGTTTGCGCTTTCGGTTCTTCCAAAATGGATGCGGGGCCTGCTCAGCAAGACGGATGCGCTCGTTGGTGTTATTGCGCGGGTAGAGCAGCACATCGAGATGCTCCAGGGTCTCAGTGATGACCTCTTCAGGAAGAAGCCAGCTCTGAAGGCGGCGGACGCCGCGTTTCCCCACAAACTGCTCTGTGAGACTGCTGGTCTGCCGTCGCGTCTGGAGCTTGCGCTTTTGCCGCCGCCGAGGCGCATCGGGGTTGCCGAATGCCTTGCCTGCGTCTGGCCCCATTGGCATTTCCGTCGCCGCAGCGGCCCGGTAGATGCGGTCCTCATCACGCCAGTAGCGGTAGAGCACCGGCAGCAGCATCAGCCG is part of the Chloroflexia bacterium SDU3-3 genome and encodes:
- a CDS encoding sulfoxide reductase heme-binding subunit YedZ is translated as TFAGLDYGLHWGLIVDGALEKPYVLAGLAAFGLLVPLAATSTRWAMRRLGKRWKPLHRLVYAAAALAVLHFLWLSKDPRQALLFGAALALLLLLRLPLVRRTVAAWRTPRSPQRVT
- a CDS encoding helix-turn-helix transcriptional regulator translates to MDTLAYEQLRPPAALFDAIECFWRLLLPIVVAPDEIISAEHRAEILFQFEGQSQILPHTSELPFACASSWLMRPFAHALHVRQVGVSSSAMIGVRFRPGGWAAFRHTDTTDRQAYSFMPLRDFYPPSDVRQLEQQLYQTLRTPHWADPLIGFFLGRRVQLAHGDQIVYATQQLQQRQISIAALADEVNLSERQFGRVFRQQVGLSPKQFARIARLNRVLHASASDIGGLTLEQVARRCGYHDPSHLVHEFQSLVGVSPLAYFTGSYDLIDQKFRKHDRFLQ
- a CDS encoding glyoxalase, translated to MNIQHIDLLGMPVANQQVSLEFYTRMLGFEVRTNMEHFESDDPAVRWIELVPPGASTAIVLAPWQAAGSLGTIVLVTTDIEADYAELKAKGLDLPPLEHRPWGTSTLITDPDGNQLLLQQSREL